The Streptomyces sp. DG1A-41 genomic sequence ACCCGGCGGTCATCGGCTTCCAGGTCGACAACGAACCGGGCCTGCACCTCTTCCACAATCACGGCGTCTTCCAGCGCTTCACCGACGAACTGCGCGATCGGTACGGCGACGTGGAGACCCTCAACCGCGAGTGGGGCCTGGTCTACTGGTCGCACCGGCTGTCCACCTGGGCCGACCTGTGGACCCCGGACGGCAACGCCCAGCCGCAGTACGACCTGGCGTGGCGGCGCTTCCAGGCCCGGCTCACCACCGAGTTCATCGCCTGGCAGGCGGACCTCGTGCGCGAGTACGCCCGCCCCGGCCAGTTCGTCACGACCTGCATCTCCTACGACCGCCAGGGCGTCGAGGACGACCGGCTCACCGACCGACTCGACGTCACCGCGGGCAACCCGTACTACACGATGCAGGACGCCCTCGCCCTGCCCGACACCGGCGGCGCCGGGCAGGACTGGACGACCAACGGCACCTGGGCGCTGTACCGCAGCGCCGACCGCATGTACTCCTCGCGCCAGGAGCCGTACCTGGTCACCGAGACCAACGCGCAGGCCATCGGCGGGCCGTGGGACAACCGCCCCGCCTACGACGGCCAGTGGCGACAGGCCGCCTGGGCGCTGATCTCCCGCGGCGCCTCGATGATCGAGTACTGGCACTGGCACACCCTGCACTTCGGCACCGAGACCTACTGGGGCGGCATCCTCCCGCACCACGGGCGACCCGGCCGCGTCTACCGCGAACTGGCAGCGTTGGGAGGGGAGTTGGAGAAGGCGGGGGACCTCGTCGCGTCCCTCACCCCGGACGCCGACGTGGCCTTCCTCTACGACGGGCCCAGCAAGTGGGCGCTCCAGGGCCAGCCGCCGCTCGCCGGTCCCGACGGAGGCCCGGACGAGCGGTCGTACGAGAGGATCTTCGACGCCTTCTACCGCGGTGCCTTCGACGCCGGGCTCCAGGCGCGCGTCCTGCACCCCGGGCAGCTCCCCGACGCCGAACTGCCGCCGCTCCTGGTCGTCCCCGCCTACTACGCCGCCGACGACACCGTCCTGGACCGGCTCCGCGCCTACGCCGAGGCCGGCGGCCACCTCGTGCTCGGCCCCCGCACCGGCTACGCCGACACCGAGGCCAGGGCCCGCACCGGCCTCCAGCCGGGCCGGCTGGCCGAGGCGGCGGGCGTGACGTACGACGAGTTCAGCAACCTGGGCGACCCGCTGCCCGTCACCGGCACGAACTCCCTCCCCCTCCCGGCCGACGCGCACGCCCTGCACTGGGCGGACGGACTGCGGCCACAGGGCGCCGAGACGCTGGCGGCGTATGTGCATCCGCACTTCGGACGCTGGCCCGCGGTCACCACACACCGCCACGGCTCCGGGCGCGTCACCTACGTCGGCACCGTCCCCGACCCCGTCTTCGCCCGGGCCCTGTTCGACCGGTACGCCCCCGAGGGCGCCTGGCGCCCCGCACACCCGAGCGTCACGGCCACCTCGGCGACCGCCCGGGACGGCCGCCGCGTGCGCTTCCTGCACAACTGGTCGTGGGAGGACGTGCCCGTGCCCGTACCCACCGCCCTGCGGGACGTGCTGTCGGAAACCGTATACGGCGACGCGGTGCCGCTCGGACCCTGGGACGTGAAGGTGCTGCTGGAGGATCCGGACTTGCTGCCGGACAGCTGACCGCCCGGCGTGCCCTCACAGCACCTTGCGGTGCACGAGGGCCGACAGGACGAGGGCGCCCGGCAGGAGAGGGAGCCACACCGTCAGGACGCGGTAACCGATGACGGTGGCCGTGGCGGTGCCCACCGGGGCGCCGAACGCGGCCATGGTGAAGACGAGCGCGGCGTCCACGGGGCCGATCCCGCCCGGCGCGGGCACGGCCCCGACCGCGGTGCCGGCCACCAGCAGCGCGAGGATCACCTGCGCCCAGGACAGCGGCAGCCCGAGCGAGAAGCCGACCGTGGCGATCACACTGCCCTGGAGCAGCGGCGTGGCGGCCGCTCCGCCCCACAGGGCGAGCACCCGGCCGGGCCGGGTGTGCAGCTCGCGGGCGTCGGTCAGCGCGGTGCGCAGGAAACCGAGGACGGGGCGGCGCACTGCCCGTACGGTCACGAGCGTCACGGCGGTCGCGGCGAGCGCGAGCAGCGCGCCGCCCGCCGCGAGGAGCAGCGTGCGGTCGTCCGGGACGAGCGCGCCGAGCCGCAGCACGTGCGGGAACGCCACCAGGAACGCCAGCAGCACCACCGTCTTGGCGACCGGTTTGACCAGGGAGTACAGGGCGAGTGAGGCGGTGGCCCGGGGCAGGGGGATGCCGCGGCGCTGGAGGAAGCGCAGGGTGACCGCGTGCGCGCCGAGGCCCGCCGGCAGCACCTGGTTCGCGGCACCGGCGGCGAACTGCGAGGCCACCAGCAGCCCGGGCGGCAGCCGCTCCGGCAAGGCGCCCTGGCGGACACAGGCGGCGGCCACCCACGTCAGACACGTGCAGACGAACGCGGCGAGCAGCCACCAGGGGTCGGCCGAGACCAGCCGGGCGGCCCCCTCGTACGCCGCCCGACGGTCGGCCAGGGCCCACCCCCGACCAGCAGCAGCGGCAGCAGGGCCAGGGCCGGCCGCACGAGCCGTGCGGTGGTGGAGGAGCGGCGGGGTGCGGCCGGGAGCGGGGCGGGGAGCGTTTCGAGCCGAAGCTGGGACACGGCGTACGTCGTCCTTCCGCGTCACGCCCTGGGACGGGGCGGACGATGCAGGGCGAGTCAGGGGGACGCTCGGAAACGTGCCCGGCCGGTGTGACGCGGGGGTGTCAGGCAGCGAAAGCGAGAGGGGCGGGAGAGCGACACGGCCGGTTCGGGGAGGGGTTCGTCTACGCCGCGACGGCCCCCGCCCCGGCCACCGGAAACCCCGGGCTCCGCAGCACGCGCCTGTCCGCGTCCACCGCGAACACCTCGCAGTTCTCGCGGGCCGCCGCCCACTCGACGCCCTGGGCGCCCAGGGCGAACGCCGCCGTCGCGACCGTGTCCGCCTCGGTCAGGGTCGGGGCCACGACCGTCATGCTGAGGAGGCCCGTTGCCGGGCGGCCCGTGCGGGCGTCGAGGATGTGGTCGCCGCGTTCGTAGCGGGCGGAGGTCGCCACGGCCCGGTCCATGAGGTCCAGGACCGTACAGAGCCGGTCGGCGTGTTCGGGGTGGCGTACGCCGACGCGCCAGGGGCCGCCGGAGGCGATCACGTCGCCGCCCGCGTTGAGGCAGAAGCGCCGAGCACCGGCAGCCGACAGGAGCTCCGCTCCCTTCTGCACCGACCAGCCCTTCACCACGGCGCAGGGATCGAGGCCGCGACCGGGCAGGCGGACGTCGAAGGCGCCGCCGGTCGCGATCCGGTACTCCTCGCACAGGTCCAGGACCTCGCGGAGCGCCGGGCTGGGGTCGCGCACCTCCTCCCGGTCCAGCCGCGACACCTCGCTGTCCGGCCGGAACGGGCTGAACCGCGCGTCGACCTCGCGCAGCCAGGCGAAGAGGCCGTCCACCGGTGCCTCGGGGAAGCCCTCGTCGTCGATCCGTACCGACACCGGGAACCCCATGACGTGTTCGACGCGCCGCATGCCGTCAGCCCTTCGCGTCGATGGCGGCCTGGAGCGACTCCTTGTAGCCGTCGCTGGTGATCGTGGCGCCGGACACCGTGTCGATGTCGGCGCTCTGCGCCTGGAGCGTCTCCTCGATCAGCTGGGGCACGGCGGCCGTGGTCTGCGGATGGTTCGGCTGCTGGAGCATCCGCACCGAGGCGATCCTGTCGCCGTCGAAGGTGACCTCGACCTGCACCGGCCCCTTCTCGGTGTCGATGGTCGAGCCCGACACGACCGTGGCCGTGGAGCCGCCCGACGAGGAGGCCGACGGTGTCGACGCGGGCGCCGCGGCCTCGGTCGCGGACGACGACCCGGTGTCGTGCGACGGCGCGTACCGCCAGACCGGGATCAGGCCCGCGACGCTCAGGACGAGGACGGGTATGGCTCGCTTCACGAATCCCTCCTCGTCATCCGGCCAGGCTGAAGCGCTCGAAGTGGGTCTGTGTCCTGGGCACGCCCAGCTCGCGCAGGCTGCCGAGCACGGCGTTCATCATCGGCGGCGGGCCGCACAGGTACACGTCCCGGCCGGTGATGTCCGGCACCATGCGCGCCAGCTCCTGCGGCGCCAGCCGGTCGGGCACGGGCGGCCCGGTGACCAGGTGCAGCTCGGCCCCCTTGGCGAGCGCGAGTTCGCGCAGTTCGTCGTAGAGGACGGCGTCCTGGTCCGTGGCCACCCGGTAGATCACGACCGCGTGGCCGTGCAGTTCCTCCAGCAGGGCCCGGATCGGGGTGACACCGACGCCGCCGGCGATGAGCAGGGCGTCCGGGCGGGTGCGGTGCAGGGTGGTGAAGGCGCCGTAGGGGCCCTCGGCGAACACTCGCGTGCCGACCTTCAGGTGCCGCAGGGCCGCGCTGCCGTCGCCGGCCCGCTTGGCGGTCAGGCGCAGGGTACGGCCGTCCGGCGCGGCGGACAGCGAGAACGGGTTGGCCTGCCACCAGCGGTCCTTCGTCAGGAACCGCCACAGGAAGAACTGTCCGGCCCGGGCGGGCAGCCGGTCCAGGTCGCGGCCCGTGACGTAGACCGAGACCACGTCGTCGTTCTCGGGGACCACGGCCGTGACCCGGAGCTGGTGGCGGAGGTTGCGCCACAGCGGCAGCACAAGGCGGCCGAGGAACACCGACGCGAGGGCCACACCCCACACGGCGTACCAGTACGTCGTCGCCACGGACGACGAGGCGAACGTCGTCCCGGCCGCGACCTGGTGCGTGAACGCCAGCACCACCGCGACGTAGGTGTACAGGTGGATGAAGTGCCAGGTCTCGTACGCCAGCCGGCGCCGGGCGTAGCGGGCCGAGACCGTGCCGACCACGATGATGATCGCCAGGGCGACGATCGCGCGCAGCACGCCCTCGACGGTCTCCGCGAGATCCACCAGCTGGTTCACCGGGTCCAGGGACGAGGACTGGGCGTAGCCGAAGACGATGAACACGGCGTGCGCCAGCAGCAGCCACAGCACCGAGAAGCCCGTCCAGCGGTGCCAGGACGTCAGACGGTCCATGCCGATCCGCCGGTCGAACCACGGCAGCCGCGCCACCAGCAGCAGCTGGAACGCCATGAGCAGCGCTCCGTACAACCCCGCCAGCCGCCCCAGCACGATCAGTGTGTTCGAGGCGAAACCGGCCTGGACGAAGAAGACGGTCACCACGACCGCGTTGGCGAGCAGAACCGCGTACAGACCGGTGCGGCCCACCACTCCCGGGCGCATGCCCGGGCTGGTCGCCGCAGGCGGTTCTTGGAGGGTCGTCACGATCGGCAGCTCCTTGATCGGATCCTGGGATACCGAGCTTGGCGCGGGGGAGCTGTCGGAATACTGTCGCTCAACTTTCAAGTGTTTATCGATCCGGCGGCGAAGGCTCGGGCGGCTATGGCGGCACACGACACGTGAAGCACTATGAGCGGGTGGAAAAAGTACGACTCCTCGTCGTCGACGACGACCCGCCCATCGCCGACCTCGTCGCGACCGTCGCCCGCTACGAGGGCTGGGAGGCGGTCACGGCGTACTCCGGCGAGGACGCGCTGAAGCGGGCCGCCGAGTTCCACCCGGACATCGTGGTGCTCGACCTGATGCTGCCCGGCGTGGACGGCTTCGGCGTCCTGGACCGGCTGCGCGCCTCCGGCACGATGGTGCCGGTGGTGTTCCTCACCGCGCGCGACGGCGTCGCCGACCGTGTCGCGGGCCTGACCCGGGGAGGCGACGACTACCTGGTCAAGCCGTTCGCCGTGGAGGAGCTGATGGCCCGGCTGCGCACCGTGCTGCGGCGCAGCGCAGGGCCCGCCTTCCAGCGGTCCGTGCTCCAGGTCGGCGACCTGACCATGGACGAGGACACCCGCGAGGTGCGGCGCGGCGACACACTGCTGTCCCTCACCCCGACCGAGTACGAGGTGCTGCGCTACCTGATGCGCAAGTCGCCCACCGTGCTCACCAAGGCGCAGATCCTCGACCACGTGTGGGAGTACGGCTTCGGCGGCCGCTCCAACGTCGTCGAGCTGGTCATCAGCCGGCTGCGCCGCAAGCTCGACGAGACGGACGACGGCGGCGCACCGCTGATCCACACCGTGCGCGGATTCGGGTACGTCCTGCGGCAGGCCTCCGAGTGATCGCCCGGCTGCGGCGGGCCTACCGCGGGATGCGCCTGGGCACCCGGCTGGCCCTGGGGCTCGGCGCCCTGTCGCTGGTCGTGTTCGCCGTCGTCGGCACGGCCCTCACCACGTACATGCGGGACTACCTGTCGGCCCAGCTCGACACCCAGCTGGCGCAGGCCCAGATCGCCCAGTCCAAGAGCATCGCGGACTACGGCACGCTCTCGGGCAAGAAGTACTACAGCTGGTTCTACGCCGTGTACGACGTCTCAGGGGGCAGGCCCGAGCTGCGCAGGCCGGAGGACCCCGCCGACCTGCCCGAGGACGTCGACGACCTCACCGCCCTGGCCTCGGCGCAGACCGCCGCGCACACGGAGCTGCTGCGCACCGAGCACCTCAAGGGCGCGGGCACCTACCGGCTGCGCGCCTGCGAGGTCGAGCCCGGGGTGGTCCTGGTGAGCGCCGCGCCCATGGCGGACATCGAGGACACGGTCGGGCAGCTGATCACCATCCAGGTCGTCACCTTCGCGCTCGCGCTCCTCGCGCTGGTGGTCTTCGGCCGCCGCATGCTGCGCCGCGGGCTGAAGCCGCTCAGCGACATGGCGTCCACCGCGCACGGCATCGCCTCGCACGACCTGACCGAGTCGGCGGCCCGGCTGCCGCTGCGCGCCGACGGCCGGGACGGCGGGCCGGAGGTGGACGAGCTGCGGACCGCCTTCAACACGATGCTGGAGCACATCGACGACTCCCTCGCCGTGCGCGCGGAGGCCGAGCAGCGGCTGCGCCGGTTCGTCGCGGACGCCTCGCACGAGCTGCGCACTCCGCTGATGTCGGTACGCGGCTACGCCGACCTCTTCCAGTACGCCGCCGCCAACGCCCCCGAGGAACGCGACCGGCACCTGGCCCGGCTGCGGGCCGAGGCCGCCCGGATGGGTATCCTCCTGGACGACCTGCTGCTGCTCGCCCGGCTGGACGCGGCGGAGGTGGAGGCGCCGCTGCGGCTGGAGGACGCCGACCTGGTGGAGCTGGTCCAGCAGGCCGCCGACGCCTTCCGGGCCAGTCGGCCCGACCACCCGCTGACGGTGACCACCGGCCCGGGGGCGCTCAAGGTGCGCCTGGACCCGCAGCGCGTCCGCCAGGTCCTGGACAACCTGCTCGCCAACGCCGCCGTGCACACCCCGCCCGGCACGCTGGTCTCGATCACGGCCACCGTCACGGGGGACGCCGCCCGGGTCCGGGTCGCCGACGCCGGCCCCGGCATCCCGCCCGCCGACCGGGACCGGGTCTTCGACCGCTTCTACCGCGTCGACAAGGCCCGCAGCCGCGACCGCGGCGGCAGCGGCCTCGGCCTGTCGGTGGCGAACGACCTCGTGCGAGCGCACGGCGGCAGCATCGAGCTGACCAGCGAGCCGGGCGCGACCGTGTTCACGGTGTCGCTGCCACTCGGAGGACGGGAGGGCTGACCGGCGTCCCCTCATGCCCTCACGACTCATGCCCTCACGTCGACACGGTTCGCCGGAACGCGTCCGCAGCCGCGTGGACCGCGTTCGGCCGGCAGAGGAAATCGGTGCTGTCCGCCCACTGGTCCACGCCTCCCACTCGCGGCAACCGCCGAAGCTCCGGGTCCTGGACGCTCTGCGCCAGCGTGTGGGAGAAGCGCTCGGCGTGCAGGACCAGGAAGGGGCGCGAGTGGTAGGGCCGGCGCTTCGGGTCCACCGGGTCGATGAGCCCGGAGGCGTTCTGCAGGGAGGCGACGGTCTCGTAGGCGTCGCCGAGATGCCGTTCCCGGTCCGCGTAGTCCGTCGCGGAAAGGACGCCGCGCAGTGACGGAGCGAGCGACTCGGCCGCCGAGGTCTGTGCGAAGGCGCTGCCGAGCCACTTGCTGTACGGGGCGTACCGGCGCTCCAGCAGCAGGCACAGCCGCATCAGGTCCCGCACCAGACGGGCGGCCACGACCGCCGAGCCGATGTCGTCACCGACCTCCGCGCACCGGCCGACGAACGCCTCCTCCTGCGAGATCCGCTGCCACTGGCAGGCCAGCAGATACCGCCACACCTGCTCCGGATACCACGCCAGCCGGCCTCGCACCTCGGTGAGCGTGCCGACCCCGTCGTGGAAGACCGCTCCGCCGGTGGTCTCGGCAAGCCGTTGCTGCGGCATGGCCAGCCACGCGCGCACGGTGGGCCGGTCAGTGGCCGTACGCAGGCCGAGCTGCCGGTACAGCCACCCGTCCGGCTCCAGCACGTCGACGCGGTGGTTGACCGGGCCGTCCGTCAGCTCCATGAGACCGGACGCGTCCAGCGGATCGGTGCTCTCCCGGAAGTGGGTCGGCCAGCCGCGAACCTGCTTCGGCAGCCGTTCCGCCAGGGTCCGGCGGATGTCCTCGCCGTGCCGGGCACGGTCCTCGGCCGTGAGGAAGAGCTGCAGCCTCGGACCCCACTCGTGGTCGGCGGACCGTGCGGTGTCGAAGCCGAGTACCTCCGAGCCGGACCCCACACGGGCGGCCGCGTACCGCAATCCCGGGTAGTGGTCCCGCAGGATCGGCCGTACCGCCTCCTCGTACAGGGCCCTGGACAGCTCGATGCCGGGCAGGAACCCGGCGCCGGTGATGCTCATGCCGCCACTGTGGCCGACTCGGCCTGTCCCAGGCCAACGGTTATCCCACCACTCCGGCCGGTCGTGACCGTCGCGGTGACGAGCTCAGCGGGTAGGCGAACTCGCCCCGTGGGTTTGCCACTTCACGCTCGGCGAGGGTGCCGACCAGTTCCCGCGCGGGGACGGCGAAGGGCGGGCCGCCGGTGAAATGCGCGGCCCGCCCAGGAGTTGGCTCTCAGCTGACGTCGGAGGCGTCCAGGCGGTACAGGCCGCTGTGGTCGGTCACGGCGGTGCCGTGCTTCTTGACCCAGGTGGCGATTTCGGAGTTGGTGCCCTGCCCGCCGTCGCTGCTGACGACGATGTAGTGCAGCTCGCCCGCCTTCACCAGGCTCTTGAGCTTGGCGAGGGTCATCGCGTCGTCGGTGCCGGACCAGCCGCCCATGGAGATCACGGGCTCGCCGGACTCCAGGATGATCGAGGACGCGGTCTGGTCGGTGGCCACCGCCACGAGCCAGGTGGCGCCGTCCTGGTGCTTCTTCAGGTATGTGATCATGTCGGACGTGACCTGGGTGCCGCCGCCCATGCCGCCACCGCCGCCCGCCTGACGGGTGCCGGTGCTCGACGAGGAGGACGAGGAGCCGCTGCCGGACGGCGGCTGGCCCATGGACTGCCCGCCGGAGCTGTTGGTGCCGCTCGGTACGCCGCTCGGCCGCTGACCGCCGCCCATCCCGCCCCCGCTGTTCGGACCGGCCGTCGGATTGGTGCCGTTGGTGCTGGAGGTCGCCGCCGACACCGAGTACGCGGCCGGACCGGCGAGCAGGGCCACGATCGCCGCCACCGCCGCGACCCCGACCAGCCGGCGCCGCTTCGTGAACCGCCCGACCAGCAGCCCGATCACCGCGGCGGCACCGGCCACACCGGCGACGACCTGGGCGACCGTGTACAGCGTCCCCGAGCCGGACACCCGCTGGAGCAGGACGACCGCCCACACCGTGCTCGCCGCGACCGCGCCCGGCAGCACCCAGCCCCACTTCGCCGCCGATCCGTCGCGGAAGGCCCGGTACAGCATCACGCCGCCCGCACCGGCCAGGGCCGCGACGCCGGGTGCCATGGCGGTGACGTAGTACGGGTGGAAGGTGCCCTCGGCGAGGGAGAACGTCAGGTAGTGGAGGGCGAACCAGCCGCCCCAGAGCATCAGCGCCGCGCGCCGGGCGTCCGTCCGGGGAGCCCGGCCGCGCAGCACAAGCCCGCCGACGAGCGCGACGACCGCGAACGGGATCAGCCAGGAGATCTGCCCGCCCATGATCTCGTTGAACATCCGGTACAGGCCCGCCTCGCCGCCGAAGCTCGCGCCGTTGCCCTGCGAGCCGACCGACGAACTCGCTCCGAAGATACGGCCGAAGCCGTTGTAGCCGATGACCAGGTCCCACACCGTGTTGTCCGTGGAGCCGCCGATGTAGGGCCGCGAGGACGCCGGGATCAGGTCGACGACCACCATCCACCAGGCGCTGGAGACGACCAGCGCGACCGTGCCGACGGCGAGGTTGCGGAGCCGCCTGCCCAGGCCACCCGGCGCGGCCCACAGGTACACCAGGAAGAAGGCCGGCAGCACGACGTACGCCTGCATCATCTTCGTGTTGAACGCGAAGCCGATCGCGACCCCCGCCCACACCAGCGGCATCAGCCGCCCGGTGCGCACGGCCTTCAGCAGCGCGGCCGCGCCGAGCAGCATCAGGAAGACCAGGATCGGGTCGGGGTTGGTGTCGCGGTTGATGGCGACCGTGATCGGGGTGAGCGTCAGCGCGAGGGCCGTGATCGTTGCCGCCACCGGGCCGAAGTCCCGCTTGACCAGCCGGTACAGCAGTGCCACGGAGCCGACGCCGACCGTGACCATCGGCAGGGTCAGCTGCCAGGTGCCGTAACCGAAGACGCGGGCGGACAGGCCCATCACCCACAGCGCGAACGGCGGTTTGTCGACCGTGATGAAGCTGCCGGCGTCCAGCGCGCCGAAGAAGAACGCCTTCCAGCTCTTGGTGCCGCTGTAGACGGCCGCGTCGTAGAAGGTGTTGCCGGTGATGGAGGACAGGTTCCAGGCATAAAGCACCGTGGCCAGGACCAGGATCGCCCACAGGGCGGGGCGGGCCCAGCGAGGGTCGTCCGGGGCGCCGGTGAACAGCCTCCTCGTACGGGCGGCGAATCCACCGCCGGCGGCGGGCGGTGCGGCCCGGTGGCGGGGGCCGTCCTCGCGGACGGGGGGCGGCGGGGCGAGGGTCGTCATGACGCGTACTCCAGTGGGTGTTCGCCCCGGCGGGCAGGACGGCGGGGGTGGGGCGCGCGGCCGGCACCTGCGGGGTGCACGCCCGTCGGGGCAGGGCGGGGATGCGGACGATGCCGACGCGGCTGCCGTCGCCGGACGCCTCCCGCGTTCGTTTCGTTCATGACAGTGACGATCAGGGCCGCGTCTGGGGGATCCCTGAGCCGAGTCTGAGGGGACCGTGAGAATCAGCGGACTCACAGGGTGCCCACAGCTGAAATCGCCATCGCATGCCCGGAAGGTCGGCGCAGGGCTGCTGATCTGGTGAACGAGCCCCTCGGCCGTCGAAGCCACGCAACACAGGAGGTCTAGACTCTTCCGGCAGCGGTACGTGCGATCTTGGCCAATGCTTCCGCCAACCCGAAGGGTGTTCGGCGCCTTGATACGGATGGAATCAGTCACCAAGCGGTACCCGGACGGCACGGTCGCGGTAGACCGGCTCTCGCTGGAGATACCCGACCGCTCGATCACCGTCCTCGTCGGACCGTCGGGCTGCGGCAAGACGACCACCCTGCGGATGATCAACAGAATGGTCGAACCGAGTGAGGGAACGATCCTCCTCGACGGCGAGGACATCCAGCGGCAGCCCGTCACCACCCTGCGCCGGTCCATGGGTTACGTCATCCAGAACGCCGGCCTCTTCCAGCACCGCACCATCGTCGACAACATCGCGACCGTGCCCCGGATGCTCGGCTGGGGCAAGCAGAAGGCACGGGCGCGGGCGGCCGAACTGATGGAGCGCGTGGGGCTCGACGCCGCGCTCGCCAAGCGGTACCCCTACCAGCTGTCCGGTGGCCAGCAGCAGCGCGTCGGCGTGGCCCGGGCCCTCGCCGCCGACCCGCCGGTGCTGCTCATGGACGAGCCGTTCTCGGCGGTCGACCCGGTGGTGCGCAAGGGACTCCAGGACGAACTGCTGCGCATCCAGGATGAGTTGGGCAAGACCATCGTCTTCGTCACCCATGACATCGACGAGGCGATCAAGCTCGGCACGATGGTCGCCGTGATGCGCACCGGCGGCCACCTCGCCCAGTACGCGCCCCCGGCCGAGCTGCTGTCCAGCCCCGCCGACGCCTTCGTCGAGGACTTCCTCGGCGGCGACCGCGGCATCCGGCGCCTGTCGTTCTTCCCGTCCGCCGGGCTGGAGTTGACGAGCGACCCGGTGATCCCGCTCGACGCCACCGCCGAGCAGATCCAGATCGCCGCCCCCGACGCCCCTTACCTCCTGGTGACCGACGCGGACGGCCGGCCGCTCGGCTGGGGCGAGCCGCGGGACCTGCTCGCGGGGGACATCCGGCCGGAGGAACTGCTGTCCTGCGGGCGGCCGTTCGTGTCCGGCACCGACTCGCTGCGGGCCGCCCTCGACTGCGCGGTGCTGTCGCCGACCGGCTGGGCCGTCGCCGTGGACACCGGCGGGCGGGTGAG encodes the following:
- a CDS encoding glycosyltransferase family 39 protein, whose protein sequence is MTTLAPPPPVREDGPRHRAAPPAAGGGFAARTRRLFTGAPDDPRWARPALWAILVLATVLYAWNLSSITGNTFYDAAVYSGTKSWKAFFFGALDAGSFITVDKPPFALWVMGLSARVFGYGTWQLTLPMVTVGVGSVALLYRLVKRDFGPVAATITALALTLTPITVAINRDTNPDPILVFLMLLGAAALLKAVRTGRLMPLVWAGVAIGFAFNTKMMQAYVVLPAFFLVYLWAAPGGLGRRLRNLAVGTVALVVSSAWWMVVVDLIPASSRPYIGGSTDNTVWDLVIGYNGFGRIFGASSSVGSQGNGASFGGEAGLYRMFNEIMGGQISWLIPFAVVALVGGLVLRGRAPRTDARRAALMLWGGWFALHYLTFSLAEGTFHPYYVTAMAPGVAALAGAGGVMLYRAFRDGSAAKWGWVLPGAVAASTVWAVVLLQRVSGSGTLYTVAQVVAGVAGAAAVIGLLVGRFTKRRRLVGVAAVAAIVALLAGPAAYSVSAATSSTNGTNPTAGPNSGGGMGGGQRPSGVPSGTNSSGGQSMGQPPSGSGSSSSSSSTGTRQAGGGGGMGGGTQVTSDMITYLKKHQDGATWLVAVATDQTASSIILESGEPVISMGGWSGTDDAMTLAKLKSLVKAGELHYIVVSSDGGQGTNSEIATWVKKHGTAVTDHSGLYRLDASDVS
- a CDS encoding ABC transporter ATP-binding protein translates to MIRMESVTKRYPDGTVAVDRLSLEIPDRSITVLVGPSGCGKTTTLRMINRMVEPSEGTILLDGEDIQRQPVTTLRRSMGYVIQNAGLFQHRTIVDNIATVPRMLGWGKQKARARAAELMERVGLDAALAKRYPYQLSGGQQQRVGVARALAADPPVLLMDEPFSAVDPVVRKGLQDELLRIQDELGKTIVFVTHDIDEAIKLGTMVAVMRTGGHLAQYAPPAELLSSPADAFVEDFLGGDRGIRRLSFFPSAGLELTSDPVIPLDATAEQIQIAAPDAPYLLVTDADGRPLGWGEPRDLLAGDIRPEELLSCGRPFVSGTDSLRAALDCAVLSPTGWAVAVDTGGRVSGVVSQQTIGEAIRSAHAAGRDDEKVAG